From Pseudanabaena sp. PCC 6802, one genomic window encodes:
- a CDS encoding diacylglycerol/polyprenol kinase family protein — MFAIAEPIPLWLQITAVGLWLGFVFLTSTIMRRLGHEPELVRKVVHIGTGNVLFLAWGLNIPLWLCFGASVTFTAIALLSYFLPVLPMLDDVGRKTHGVFYYAVSITCLVTWFWSIGLPQYAVVGIIVMAWGDGLAALVGQRWGQHAYHFMGNKRTLEGSLAMLVTSYAATCLILGIAQGINLETFLIPLPVAAVAAVLESVSPGGTDNLTVPLTSASLCYGLSLIG, encoded by the coding sequence ATGTTTGCGATCGCTGAACCTATCCCTCTCTGGCTCCAGATTACTGCTGTGGGCCTATGGCTGGGGTTTGTATTTTTGACTTCTACGATTATGCGCCGTCTCGGGCACGAACCCGAGCTAGTCCGCAAGGTCGTACATATTGGGACTGGCAACGTTCTATTTTTGGCCTGGGGGTTGAATATTCCTTTGTGGCTATGCTTTGGGGCTTCGGTTACTTTTACGGCGATCGCTTTACTATCTTACTTTTTACCTGTTTTACCCATGCTGGACGATGTGGGACGTAAGACGCACGGGGTTTTTTACTACGCTGTCAGTATCACCTGTCTGGTCACCTGGTTCTGGAGTATAGGTCTGCCGCAGTACGCTGTGGTTGGCATTATTGTGATGGCATGGGGGGATGGTTTGGCTGCACTCGTAGGGCAAAGATGGGGGCAACACGCCTATCACTTTATGGGCAATAAACGAACGCTGGAAGGCTCGCTAGCAATGCTAGTCACGAGTTACGCTGCCACCTGCTTAATTCTGGGCATAGCTCAGGGTATAAATCTAGAAACCTTTCTGATTCCTTTGCCAGTTGCTGCTGTGGCTGCGGTTTTGGAATCTGTTTCCCCTGGCGGCACTGATAACCTCACCGTACCTTTAACTAGCGCATCGCTATGTTACGGTCTGAGTCTAATTGGTTAA